A genomic stretch from Thermonema lapsum includes:
- a CDS encoding CaiB/BaiF CoA transferase family protein codes for MSEAPLRGIRVIDLSRLLPGPLATLFLADLGAEVIKVELPQQPDYVRHYPPFYTTDKGESFSANYLALNRSKKNVAIDYTRPEGRQLLIELIKTADVVVEQFRPGYLSQYGLDYESLAQIHPRLIYVSISGYGQNGPYASRAGHDLNYLAYSGILGLNTHQDKPLLPPVQIADIAGGSYMAVMGTLTALLARHRSQQGEHVDVSMTQGALPMLHLLMAEYWANGQLPTRETMPLAGGLINYEVYRCKDGKWIAFAALEPKFWMRFCEAIGKPELLGLGLDQNTSAEKKAHCRAQLAALFESKSREEWLRLDAEHELLISPIYSLDELEQDPHLQARQAFVEIPHPVLGSYKSIALPIGFRNHPLPPPAPAPDLGAHTQSVLQALGIDTAQLEALKAKKIIHYV; via the coding sequence ATGAGCGAAGCCCCCCTGCGTGGCATCCGCGTGATAGACCTGAGCCGGCTGCTGCCCGGTCCGCTGGCAACCCTGTTTCTGGCAGACTTGGGCGCAGAAGTCATCAAAGTAGAGCTACCTCAACAGCCCGACTATGTGCGCCACTACCCACCTTTTTACACCACAGACAAAGGCGAGAGTTTTTCGGCAAACTACCTTGCCCTCAACCGTTCGAAGAAAAATGTAGCCATTGACTACACTCGCCCCGAAGGACGGCAGCTACTCATAGAGCTCATCAAAACTGCCGATGTGGTGGTAGAACAGTTCCGTCCCGGCTATTTGTCTCAATATGGCTTGGATTATGAGTCATTGGCACAAATCCACCCCCGCCTTATTTATGTTTCCATTTCCGGATATGGGCAAAACGGACCATACGCCTCCCGGGCAGGGCACGACCTCAACTACCTTGCCTACAGCGGCATTCTGGGATTGAACACACACCAAGACAAACCCCTCTTGCCCCCTGTGCAAATTGCCGACATTGCGGGCGGTAGTTATATGGCAGTCATGGGCACGCTTACCGCCCTACTGGCACGCCACCGCAGCCAACAAGGCGAGCATGTCGATGTGTCGATGACTCAAGGGGCGCTGCCCATGCTCCACCTCTTAATGGCAGAATACTGGGCAAACGGACAGCTGCCCACGCGCGAAACCATGCCTCTCGCTGGTGGGCTCATCAACTACGAGGTGTATCGCTGCAAAGACGGCAAATGGATAGCCTTTGCCGCACTTGAACCCAAATTCTGGATGCGCTTTTGTGAAGCTATAGGCAAACCCGAACTGCTGGGCTTGGGGCTGGACCAAAACACCTCTGCCGAAAAGAAAGCCCACTGCCGAGCACAATTGGCTGCTTTGTTTGAAAGTAAAAGCCGAGAAGAGTGGTTGCGCCTTGATGCCGAACACGAGCTGCTCATCAGTCCCATCTATAGCCTCGATGAACTGGAACAAGACCCTCATTTACAGGCACGTCAGGCATTTGTGGAAATCCCTCACCCCGTGCTGGGCAGCTACAAAAGCATTGCCTTACCTATTGGTTTCCGCAACCACCCACTGCCACCACCTGCTCCCGCCCCTGACTTGGGCGCCCACACCCAAAGTGTATTGCAAGCGCTGGGCATAGACACAGCACAATTAGAAGCATTGAAAGCAAAGAAAATCATTCACTATGTCTGA
- a CDS encoding peptidoglycan-binding domain-containing protein translates to MKRILFPLILIVLGTIGYNQYRQLRKFSPPNDYDYEAKTKAIDVNYYDRQVVERYFELCYEVGRFARQAWYNHDIDVRFPDESNPQSVQASLHYQQLLKELNILESRLMQSKELKGKGFDNQSIRYIEEQGIAPQLYRAHRLLNGKVLRRGDTGETVWQMQKLISKQHRPIKIDGIFNQETEEAIKELQSQWGMYPSGIADSEFMHKLLQNSNRNE, encoded by the coding sequence ATGAAAAGAATTTTATTCCCTTTAATTCTCATTGTGTTGGGCACCATCGGATACAATCAATATCGGCAACTGCGTAAATTTTCGCCTCCTAACGACTACGACTACGAGGCGAAAACAAAAGCCATCGACGTCAACTACTACGACAGGCAAGTGGTGGAGCGCTATTTTGAGCTATGCTATGAAGTAGGACGCTTTGCCCGTCAGGCGTGGTATAACCACGACATCGATGTGCGCTTCCCCGACGAGTCAAACCCTCAGAGTGTACAGGCATCTCTTCATTACCAACAACTACTCAAAGAACTAAACATCTTAGAAAGCCGCCTTATGCAATCCAAAGAGCTCAAAGGAAAAGGCTTTGATAATCAATCCATTCGATACATAGAAGAACAGGGCATAGCACCGCAACTTTACAGGGCACATCGTTTGTTAAATGGTAAAGTACTGCGCCGCGGCGACACAGGCGAAACCGTATGGCAGATGCAAAAACTGATTTCGAAACAGCACCGCCCCATAAAAATCGATGGTATCTTCAACCAAGAAACCGAAGAAGCGATTAAAGAGCTACAAAGCCAGTGGGGCATGTATCCTTCCGGCATAGCCGACTCAGAGTTTATGCATAAGCTACTACAAAACAGCAACCGCAATGAGTGA
- a CDS encoding DUF58 domain-containing protein: MQESLYYIVAKIKKIELSIRRNVFNELKGNYRSFFKGSGLEFSALREYQYGDDVRYIDWMASAKGHGVFLKEYKEERELSVYILLDMSASMAYPGMCKWVTAREIAAVLMWLSLRERCEVTLLGGQTSTPIVLPALRKHHALMAALEKLWTYTPVQEDAYFSWRQACRRLRRHSVVIVISDFIHPQRQFLDLGALLSFHELYLVHLFDESHYCLPPLGLVSVEATEAPGQWLLPFNKQESEKYRRFFEQRCRQLNALAKRGPARIAHVHIRRPYERALSQLFIQP, translated from the coding sequence ATGCAAGAAAGCCTTTATTACATAGTTGCGAAAATAAAAAAAATAGAGTTATCTATTCGGCGCAATGTGTTCAATGAGTTGAAGGGCAATTATCGTTCCTTTTTCAAAGGAAGCGGTTTGGAATTTAGTGCTCTGCGCGAATATCAATATGGCGACGACGTGCGCTATATCGACTGGATGGCATCGGCAAAAGGGCATGGGGTGTTTCTGAAAGAGTACAAAGAGGAGCGGGAGTTGAGCGTATATATACTTTTAGACATGAGTGCTTCGATGGCTTATCCTGGCATGTGTAAATGGGTAACTGCCCGTGAAATAGCTGCCGTGCTGATGTGGCTGAGTTTGCGCGAACGTTGCGAAGTGACGCTGTTGGGTGGGCAAACGAGCACCCCCATCGTGTTGCCAGCCTTGCGTAAACACCATGCCCTGATGGCTGCACTCGAGAAGCTGTGGACCTATACCCCCGTACAGGAAGATGCTTATTTCTCTTGGCGGCAGGCTTGCCGGCGCCTGCGTCGTCATTCGGTGGTCATTGTCATTTCCGATTTTATTCATCCGCAACGTCAATTCCTTGACTTGGGGGCTTTGCTTTCTTTCCATGAGCTGTATTTGGTGCACCTGTTCGATGAGAGTCACTATTGCCTGCCCCCGCTGGGTTTGGTGTCCGTCGAAGCAACGGAAGCCCCCGGGCAGTGGCTTTTGCCTTTCAATAAGCAAGAAAGCGAGAAGTACCGCCGCTTCTTTGAACAACGCTGCCGCCAGCTGAATGCCTTGGCAAAACGAGGACCTGCCCGCATTGCGCATGTGCATATACGCCGCCCTTATGAGCGGGCACTCTCACAGTTGTTTATTCAGCCTTGA
- a CDS encoding Rab family GTPase, producing the protein MQRYVHSRFSEQYHTTLGVKVDKKVVEFDHCILNMMIWDIAGEVRQEKVPPSYYLGSKGVFYVFDMTRPSTYEHIEEDLAYVKNILPEAVYMIVGNKKDLVEEAPVPCDFITSAKTGENVEAMFRSMAQKLLEQDGKKVNI; encoded by the coding sequence GTGCAAAGATACGTGCACTCGCGTTTCTCTGAGCAATACCACACCACCTTGGGAGTAAAGGTAGACAAAAAGGTAGTGGAGTTCGACCACTGCATACTCAACATGATGATATGGGATATAGCTGGCGAAGTGCGTCAAGAAAAAGTACCTCCATCTTATTATTTGGGGTCCAAGGGCGTCTTTTATGTGTTTGATATGACCCGCCCCTCTACCTATGAACACATAGAAGAAGACTTAGCCTATGTAAAAAACATACTGCCCGAAGCGGTATATATGATTGTTGGCAACAAAAAAGACCTCGTAGAGGAAGCCCCAGTGCCCTGTGATTTCATAACCAGTGCTAAAACTGGCGAAAATGTCGAAGCTATGTTCCGGAGCATGGCACAAAAGTTATTAGAACAAGATGGAAAAAAAGTCAACATATAG
- a CDS encoding alpha/beta fold hydrolase, with amino-acid sequence MKLYFQEVGAGTPLLILHGLFGSGDNWMTIARRLAEEENYHIYLLDLRNHGRSPHSEEWTYEAMSEDVRQFIEEHGLQRPIVLGHSMGGKVSMWLACRHPDLLRALVVADIAPRAYPIHHDVIIEGLLAIPVEIIKSRGEADQILSRYVPEMGVRQFLLKNLYRTEEGGYAWRMNLKIIASQLSNVVEGLPSDCRVDLPALFIRGLNSAYVRDKDIAVIQRHFPHAQIADIADAGHWLHAEQPELFLQHLKSFLRELDA; translated from the coding sequence ATGAAGCTTTATTTCCAAGAAGTAGGGGCGGGAACGCCCCTCTTGATTTTACATGGTTTGTTTGGCTCGGGCGACAACTGGATGACCATTGCTCGGCGTTTGGCAGAGGAAGAAAATTATCACATTTATCTGTTGGACCTGCGTAACCACGGGCGTTCCCCTCACAGCGAAGAGTGGACCTACGAAGCTATGAGTGAAGATGTGCGCCAGTTTATTGAGGAGCATGGCTTGCAGCGCCCCATTGTGTTGGGGCACTCTATGGGAGGCAAGGTGAGCATGTGGTTGGCTTGCCGCCATCCTGATTTGTTGCGAGCCCTTGTCGTTGCCGATATTGCTCCACGGGCTTATCCGATTCATCACGATGTCATCATAGAGGGATTGCTGGCTATTCCTGTGGAAATCATCAAAAGCCGCGGGGAAGCCGACCAAATACTGAGTCGCTATGTGCCAGAGATGGGCGTACGCCAATTCCTTCTGAAGAATCTGTACCGCACGGAAGAGGGGGGCTATGCTTGGCGTATGAACCTCAAAATCATAGCGAGTCAGCTGTCCAATGTGGTGGAGGGGTTGCCCAGCGATTGTAGGGTCGATTTGCCGGCACTTTTCATCAGAGGTTTAAACTCCGCTTATGTGCGTGACAAAGATATCGCTGTGATTCAGCGGCATTTTCCACATGCACAGATTGCCGACATAGCCGATGCGGGGCACTGGTTGCATGCCGAGCAGCCCGAGTTGTTTTTACAGCATCTGAAAAGTTTTTTACGAGAGTTGGACGCCTAA
- a CDS encoding MerC domain-containing protein, with translation MAAPSSPASDSHWADRLGMLNAFICLIHCLALPMLATIGNISSLLLESLWLDLLFIAISYFAVYRASRKVPPSPTVRRLWLWASVFAVALIMGHLGYLFFDYVSYFSSVMLAWTHFKHYRESSRCPTNNVPNTQTEHYTVGQEATKEVHPKKAQVLS, from the coding sequence ATGGCTGCACCCTCTTCTCCTGCGTCCGATTCGCACTGGGCAGACCGCTTGGGAATGCTCAATGCTTTCATTTGTCTGATACATTGCCTGGCACTGCCCATGCTGGCAACCATAGGAAACATAAGCAGCTTACTGCTCGAAAGCCTTTGGCTGGACCTGCTGTTTATTGCCATCAGTTACTTTGCCGTGTATCGAGCCAGTCGAAAAGTGCCCCCCTCTCCCACTGTGCGCCGCCTGTGGCTTTGGGCAAGTGTTTTTGCTGTGGCGCTTATCATGGGGCATCTTGGCTATCTTTTCTTTGATTATGTCTCTTACTTCTCTTCGGTCATGCTGGCATGGACCCACTTCAAACACTACCGAGAAAGCAGCCGTTGCCCAACCAACAATGTGCCCAACACCCAAACGGAACATTATACTGTCGGGCAAGAAGCAACAAAGGAGGTTCATCCTAAAAAGGCGCAAGTGCTTTCATAG
- the thrS gene encoding threonine--tRNA ligase → MEEKIKITLPDGTVREYPKGVTGLEIAQSISEGLARNVLAALVDGEIWDATRPIEKDAQVRLLTWNDEGGKYAFWHSSAHLLAEALEALYPGVKFGIGPPSERGGFYYDVDLSAVEALKGRGLSEEDLPKIEAKMKELAQQKNPYVRKEVPKKEAIEFFQKKGDPYKLELLEELNDGEITFYQQGNFIDLCRGPHIPHTGLIKAVKLLNVAGAYWRGDEKRPQLTRIYGITFPKESELKDYLHKLEEAKKRDHRKLGKELELFTFSDKVGAGLPLWLPKGAVMRERLENFLRRAQVKAGYQQVVTPHIGKKDLYVTSGHWEKYGKDSFQPIRTPEEEEYLLKPMNCPHHCEIYKSRPRSYRDLPLRLAEFGTVYRYEQSGELHGLTRVRGFTQDDAHIFCRPDQVKEEFGKVIDLVLYVFKALGFDDYTAQISLRDPNNKEKYFGKDEDWARAEREIIEVAQEKGLNTITVEGEAAFYGPKLDFMVSDALGRKWQLGTIQVDYQLPARFELEYIGADNQRYRPVMIHRAPFGSLERFVAVLLEHCAGNLPLWLAPEQVAVLPISDKYADYADQVMSRLMEEDIRGFVDHRAEKIGRKIRDAEVKKIPYMLIVGEKEAEEGNVAVRRHGEGDKGTFSLEDFIKHFKEETKIAD, encoded by the coding sequence ATGGAAGAAAAAATAAAAATCACACTGCCCGATGGCACTGTACGGGAGTATCCCAAAGGAGTTACCGGCTTGGAAATAGCCCAGTCGATTAGCGAGGGCTTAGCCCGCAATGTATTAGCCGCTTTGGTAGATGGTGAAATATGGGATGCTACCCGTCCTATTGAAAAAGATGCCCAAGTACGTTTGCTTACATGGAACGATGAAGGAGGTAAATATGCCTTTTGGCACTCATCGGCGCACTTGCTTGCCGAAGCGCTCGAAGCGCTGTATCCGGGCGTGAAGTTTGGCATTGGACCGCCTTCTGAGCGTGGCGGTTTTTACTACGACGTGGATTTGTCGGCAGTGGAAGCGCTCAAAGGGCGGGGGCTTTCCGAAGAGGACCTGCCCAAGATAGAAGCCAAGATGAAGGAGCTGGCACAGCAGAAGAACCCTTATGTTCGTAAGGAGGTACCCAAAAAAGAAGCCATAGAGTTCTTCCAGAAAAAAGGCGACCCCTATAAGTTGGAGTTGCTCGAGGAGCTCAACGATGGGGAAATTACCTTCTATCAACAGGGCAACTTTATTGACCTCTGCCGTGGTCCCCACATTCCACATACAGGATTGATTAAGGCGGTGAAGCTGCTCAACGTAGCCGGTGCCTATTGGCGCGGCGATGAAAAGCGTCCGCAGCTTACCCGTATTTATGGCATTACTTTCCCCAAAGAATCGGAGCTGAAAGACTATTTGCACAAGCTGGAAGAAGCCAAAAAACGCGACCACCGCAAATTGGGCAAAGAGCTGGAGCTCTTTACCTTCTCCGACAAGGTGGGGGCTGGTTTGCCTTTGTGGTTGCCCAAAGGGGCAGTGATGCGCGAGCGACTGGAGAACTTCTTGCGGCGGGCACAAGTAAAAGCAGGCTACCAGCAAGTGGTTACCCCGCATATCGGAAAGAAAGATTTGTACGTAACCTCGGGGCACTGGGAAAAATACGGTAAGGATTCTTTTCAACCCATACGCACCCCCGAAGAGGAAGAGTATTTACTCAAACCGATGAACTGCCCGCATCACTGCGAGATTTACAAATCGCGCCCGCGCTCGTATCGCGACTTGCCTCTGCGCTTGGCAGAGTTTGGTACGGTATATCGTTATGAGCAAAGCGGCGAGCTGCATGGCTTGACCCGTGTGCGTGGCTTTACCCAAGACGACGCCCACATTTTCTGCCGCCCCGACCAAGTGAAGGAAGAATTTGGCAAGGTGATAGACCTTGTGTTGTATGTGTTCAAAGCTTTGGGATTCGACGACTACACGGCACAAATATCTCTGCGCGACCCCAACAACAAAGAAAAGTACTTCGGCAAGGATGAAGACTGGGCGCGTGCCGAGCGTGAAATCATAGAGGTAGCTCAGGAAAAAGGGCTCAATACCATTACAGTGGAGGGAGAGGCTGCTTTTTATGGTCCTAAACTCGACTTTATGGTGAGCGATGCGCTGGGGCGCAAGTGGCAGCTGGGCACCATTCAGGTAGATTATCAATTGCCGGCGCGCTTTGAATTGGAATACATCGGTGCCGACAACCAGCGCTACCGTCCGGTGATGATTCACCGTGCGCCTTTCGGTTCGCTGGAACGCTTTGTGGCGGTCTTGCTGGAGCACTGTGCTGGCAACCTGCCGCTTTGGCTGGCTCCCGAACAGGTGGCTGTGTTGCCTATATCCGATAAATATGCCGACTATGCCGACCAAGTCATGAGCCGTCTGATGGAAGAGGACATACGCGGTTTTGTGGACCACCGCGCCGAAAAGATAGGGCGCAAAATCCGCGATGCCGAAGTGAAGAAGATTCCTTATATGCTTATTGTGGGCGAAAAAGAAGCAGAGGAGGGAAACGTAGCGGTTCGCCGACACGGTGAAGGCGACAAGGGAACTTTCAGCTTGGAAGACTTTATCAAGCATTTTAAAGAAGAAACCAAAATCGCAGACTAA
- a CDS encoding DUF4296 domain-containing protein produces MNKINLFFILKAGLFTFFACTSPQQPEQSKFELLDDSTMIRILVDLHTLDAITPYLFSQPNNDTAKAAFKALRNELLAKYHTDSTQFYRTYNYYMEHDLSHMNQIYSAVVDSLNLRANTQRFDLWDLKQNTTQKSKPRPVFREPKKADSLLKNKIEKIRKKAASRLEATTTQ; encoded by the coding sequence ATGAACAAAATCAATCTTTTTTTTATATTGAAAGCTGGGCTATTTACGTTCTTTGCTTGCACAAGCCCACAACAGCCCGAACAAAGCAAGTTTGAACTCTTGGACGACTCTACCATGATACGCATACTCGTAGACCTACACACCCTCGACGCCATTACACCTTATCTGTTTTCGCAGCCCAACAACGATACCGCCAAAGCGGCATTTAAAGCCCTACGCAACGAATTACTTGCCAAATATCACACCGATTCCACACAGTTTTACCGTACCTATAACTACTATATGGAGCACGACCTCTCTCACATGAACCAAATATACAGCGCGGTAGTCGATTCATTGAACTTACGCGCCAACACTCAACGCTTCGATTTGTGGGACTTGAAACAAAACACTACACAAAAGTCAAAACCTCGCCCTGTATTTAGAGAACCGAAAAAAGCTGATAGTTTGTTGAAAAATAAAATAGAAAAAATAAGGAAAAAAGCCGCTTCTCGCTTAGAAGCAACCACTACCCAATAG
- a CDS encoding tetratricopeptide repeat protein has product MKCCYFLPLLLFACLALWACEDYEASDDRMYGVPNEAAIGNVKIKELLEEAAEEEPSAYVYTKLAQWVWHNERRLPLALSYTSQALRLDSTYAWAWYLRGRLLLEQKKPQEALIALEKARDYGYADAALWLSLGEGYRRTGDSARCMQALLEARRRLPYSPLTFLALGKAYFQFGAPAEAEQALRTALAKEPRQVEGYYFLLKTWEAQDKQQEVDSLLARALRRLPASDTLWYYHAQRLAGKRMTDSALVCYRKTLQLNPLHVAARYQLAEQLTLRYAWDEACEHFRYLANHDQLPARTAYYLGLCAIKAKEYEEAVEWLERAVKINPGDTQAKSYLYYARSLRDGTWVPPAQDSTRATGSETEILRTPIVPSVEMPKPKIQLPALSKDTLP; this is encoded by the coding sequence ATGAAGTGCTGCTACTTTTTGCCCTTGTTGTTGTTTGCTTGCCTTGCTTTGTGGGCGTGCGAGGACTATGAAGCAAGTGATGACCGTATGTATGGTGTGCCCAACGAGGCGGCTATAGGCAACGTGAAGATAAAGGAGTTGTTGGAAGAAGCGGCTGAAGAAGAGCCTTCGGCATATGTATATACCAAGCTGGCACAGTGGGTGTGGCACAACGAAAGACGTCTACCTTTGGCTTTGAGTTATACCAGTCAAGCCTTGCGCTTGGATTCTACCTATGCTTGGGCGTGGTACCTGCGTGGACGCCTGCTCTTGGAACAGAAAAAGCCGCAAGAAGCGCTCATTGCCTTAGAGAAAGCGCGTGATTATGGCTATGCCGATGCTGCACTCTGGCTGAGTCTGGGAGAAGGCTATCGCAGAACGGGCGACTCGGCAAGGTGTATGCAAGCTTTGTTGGAAGCTCGCCGTCGCTTGCCCTATAGCCCACTCACTTTTTTAGCCTTAGGCAAGGCATATTTTCAATTTGGTGCACCAGCAGAAGCCGAACAGGCACTGCGCACCGCCTTGGCAAAAGAGCCCCGGCAAGTAGAAGGGTATTATTTCCTGTTGAAAACATGGGAAGCACAAGACAAGCAGCAAGAGGTAGATAGCTTATTGGCAAGGGCGTTGCGCCGTTTGCCCGCTTCCGATACATTATGGTACTACCATGCACAGCGGCTCGCCGGCAAACGCATGACAGATAGTGCTTTGGTATGTTATAGAAAGACCTTGCAGCTAAATCCACTGCATGTAGCAGCACGTTATCAATTAGCAGAACAGCTCACTTTGCGTTACGCTTGGGATGAAGCCTGCGAGCACTTCCGTTATTTGGCAAACCACGACCAACTGCCAGCACGCACGGCTTATTATTTGGGGCTTTGTGCCATCAAAGCCAAGGAGTATGAAGAGGCTGTCGAATGGCTGGAAAGGGCAGTAAAAATCAATCCGGGCGATACGCAAGCCAAAAGTTATTTGTATTATGCCCGCAGTTTGCGCGATGGCACTTGGGTGCCCCCTGCACAAGATTCGACCAGGGCTACTGGCAGCGAAACAGAAATATTGCGCACGCCCATCGTGCCTTCTGTGGAGATGCCCAAGCCTAAAATTCAATTGCCGGCACTAAGCAAAGACACACTACCCTAA
- a CDS encoding NUDIX domain-containing protein, which produces MSELSQEVVDTFGNRLRVRCCGLLFQENKLLLIRHRMGKERYLWTPPGGGMLFGETAEECLKREFKEECGLEVDFCRFLFVHELLLPPLHGVELFFEVSAPRYSTENLKVGYDPEVKSPLIDRLAFFDHEALSRLPSQEKHPLFRRFPMQKLIDLQGYFLTSS; this is translated from the coding sequence ATGTCTGAGCTCTCACAAGAAGTCGTCGATACATTTGGCAACCGTCTGCGTGTACGCTGTTGTGGTTTGCTGTTCCAAGAAAACAAACTGCTGCTTATACGGCACCGTATGGGCAAAGAGCGCTACCTTTGGACACCCCCCGGCGGCGGTATGCTCTTTGGCGAAACGGCAGAAGAGTGCCTTAAGCGTGAATTTAAAGAAGAATGTGGATTGGAAGTGGATTTCTGCCGCTTTCTTTTTGTACATGAGTTGTTGCTGCCTCCCTTGCACGGCGTGGAATTGTTTTTTGAGGTAAGCGCCCCACGCTACTCTACCGAAAATCTGAAAGTAGGCTACGACCCGGAAGTAAAAAGCCCGCTCATAGACCGCCTTGCCTTCTTTGACCACGAAGCGCTCAGCCGCCTGCCTTCGCAAGAAAAGCATCCGCTTTTTCGACGCTTCCCCATGCAAAAACTCATTGATTTACAGGGCTATTTCCTCACTTCTTCCTGA
- a CDS encoding PP2C family protein-serine/threonine phosphatase, whose protein sequence is MEKKSTYSHLEHLLKHTHKAYYSSGILFKTDGSIVEVTPDLQACLQKAVSIYDADPFIGSLQSIFEHLTPGDAPIFFPRVETTHLGKEKGIYDYSFHAEWVEGEPLILCTITDTSDQNYYLFQVQNERNRALIEKELQELQKTKEQQKENIRKKIEEIQQQKNLAEAEKRKIIESLNYAQRIQEALLPSQQTLQQMPFPFFVFWQPCDLISGDFYYLHYSKDFTYIILGDCTGHGVPGGILTSIGIMALRQALLLNPDIPPHQLIQLIDENIHSLFDHTQNSSPDKVVRDGMELAVLRIHQSEQYIEYAGAGIPLYLLHAGKVSMIRPQQAGISSIFNNGTGYQSERIPYTQGTELFLSSDGYIDQIGSEANCRFKRRRFVKLIERLFGKPFNEHKDYIKEAFFQWKGIQPQTDDVLVLGVQLS, encoded by the coding sequence ATGGAAAAAAAGTCAACATATAGCCACTTGGAGCATCTTCTGAAACATACACACAAGGCTTATTATAGCAGCGGCATTCTGTTCAAAACAGATGGCAGCATCGTAGAAGTAACTCCCGACCTTCAAGCATGCTTGCAAAAGGCAGTGTCTATTTATGACGCTGACCCTTTCATAGGCAGTTTGCAAAGCATCTTTGAGCATCTGACACCCGGTGATGCTCCTATCTTCTTTCCCAGAGTAGAGACTACCCACCTGGGCAAAGAAAAAGGCATCTATGACTATAGCTTTCATGCCGAGTGGGTAGAGGGTGAACCCCTTATACTCTGCACCATTACAGACACTTCCGACCAGAACTACTATCTGTTTCAGGTACAAAACGAAAGAAACAGAGCCCTCATAGAAAAAGAACTGCAAGAGCTACAAAAAACCAAAGAGCAACAAAAAGAAAACATCCGTAAAAAGATTGAAGAAATACAGCAGCAAAAAAACTTGGCAGAAGCAGAAAAACGCAAAATCATTGAAAGCCTCAACTACGCCCAACGCATACAAGAAGCCTTGCTGCCCTCACAACAAACACTACAACAAATGCCGTTCCCTTTCTTTGTCTTTTGGCAACCTTGCGACCTTATCAGCGGCGACTTTTATTATCTGCATTACTCCAAAGACTTTACTTACATAATCTTAGGTGACTGCACTGGGCACGGCGTGCCCGGTGGCATACTGACCAGCATAGGCATCATGGCACTGCGTCAGGCATTGCTTCTCAACCCAGACATCCCCCCGCACCAACTTATTCAGCTTATAGACGAGAACATACATTCGCTTTTCGACCACACCCAAAACAGCTCGCCCGACAAAGTCGTGCGTGATGGCATGGAGCTGGCAGTACTGCGTATTCACCAATCAGAGCAATACATTGAGTATGCCGGAGCGGGCATCCCCTTGTACCTACTGCATGCAGGTAAGGTATCGATGATTCGCCCCCAACAAGCTGGTATCAGTAGTATCTTCAATAATGGAACGGGCTATCAAAGCGAGCGCATCCCCTACACTCAAGGTACAGAGCTTTTTTTAAGCAGTGACGGCTATATTGACCAAATAGGCTCTGAAGCCAATTGCCGGTTCAAACGCAGGCGCTTCGTAAAGCTCATTGAAAGGCTTTTCGGCAAACCTTTCAATGAGCATAAAGACTACATCAAAGAGGCTTTCTTTCAGTGGAAAGGCATTCAGCCGCAAACAGACGACGTGCTCGTTTTAGGCGTCCAACTCTCGTAA
- a CDS encoding LytR/AlgR family response regulator transcription factor, with protein MKKLSCIIVDDNPVMTTILRGFAEKSGIVECKQVFNDPQEAYSFLHEESVDIMFLDIEMPQLSGIELLKSLKNPPATILVTANPDFAVEAFELDAVDYIVKPPEFHRFLKALNKAHAFLKGASNKNKQASNEEGSEQEIFVKIDQKLVKVRLNDILYIEAMADYAVIHTTTGRQLVVYSSMKNFETELEKHAPGRFRRIHRSYIIDKEKIEAIEDNSVIIGKKHIPIGKTYREDFLNQLNKL; from the coding sequence ATGAAAAAGCTCAGTTGCATCATTGTAGACGACAATCCCGTAATGACTACCATCCTGCGGGGATTTGCAGAAAAGTCTGGCATAGTCGAATGCAAACAAGTATTCAACGATCCACAAGAGGCATACAGCTTTCTCCACGAGGAGTCGGTCGATATCATGTTTTTAGACATAGAAATGCCACAACTATCAGGCATTGAACTACTCAAATCGCTCAAAAATCCACCGGCAACCATCTTGGTTACTGCCAATCCCGATTTTGCCGTAGAAGCCTTCGAGCTGGATGCCGTGGACTACATCGTAAAACCGCCTGAATTTCACCGCTTCCTGAAAGCGCTGAACAAAGCACACGCTTTTTTGAAAGGCGCCTCCAACAAAAACAAGCAAGCAAGCAACGAAGAGGGCAGTGAGCAGGAGATATTTGTAAAGATAGACCAGAAGCTAGTAAAAGTGCGCCTCAACGACATTCTCTATATAGAAGCTATGGCAGACTATGCGGTGATTCATACCACCACTGGGCGGCAGTTGGTGGTCTATTCCAGCATGAAAAACTTCGAGACGGAACTAGAAAAGCACGCCCCCGGTCGTTTTCGTCGCATTCACCGCTCCTATATCATAGACAAGGAAAAAATCGAAGCCATAGAAGACAATAGCGTCATCATTGGCAAGAAGCACATCCCCATAGGCAAAACCTACCGTGAAGACTTCCTTAACCAGCTCAACAAGCTGTAA